In the Longimicrobium sp. genome, CGGCCCGGGCGCGAGCTGGGAGAGCGCGAGCCCGTCCCGGTACTCGTCGGCGGGGATCCACCGGCGCTGCTCCACCAGGTCGCGCCGCATGTACTCGATCAGCGCCACCGGCCCCCCGAACCCGATGGTGCCCAGCCGCAGGAAATACCTCACCAGCTCCCACAGCGAGTAAGGCACCGGTTCGGCGCTCCCGGCACCGGCCTCCGTCGGCGTCTCGTCCGCCTCGGCCACGCTCATCGGCCGAATGCCATGGATCGCGCCGAACCGCCGGCGGCAGCTCCCTCGTAGACCACGGCCGCCGCCGCGGCGTCCTGCAGCGCGATGCCGGTGGAGTCGAACACGGTGATCTCGTCGTCGCCGATCCGCCCCGGCCGCAGCCTCGCCACCACCTCTCCCAGGTCGGCGTGGACATCCGCGAGGGTGAGCGCTCCCGCCCGCAGCGCGTGGTGCAGGTCACCCATGCGAGCGCACTGGTCGCGCAGGTCCGTGACCACGCGCGCCCGGGCCAGGAGCGCCGGGTGCAGCTCCCGCTTGGCCTCGCTGTCCACCCCTACGCCGGCCACGAACGTGCCCGGACCCACGTCGTCCGGCCCCAGCACGAACTCGCGCGACGTGGTGCAGGTGACGACCACGTCGGCCCCCCGCGCGGCCGAGGCCACGTCCGGCCGGGCCACCACCTCGATCTCCAGCTCGGCCGCCATCTCCCGGCAGAACGCCCGGGCGCGTTCCGGGTCGAGGTCGAACGCCGCCACCTGGCGAAGCGGCAGCACGGCGGCCAGCGCGCGCAGCTGGTGGCGGCTCTGCATTCCGCACCCGATCACCGCGGCCACCGTGGCGCCGGCCCGGGCCAGGACGCGCGCGGCGACCGCGGTGGCGGCGGCCGTGCGGAGCGCCGTCAGCTCCATGGTGTCGATCACGGCGAGCACGCGGCCGTCGCAGCCGTCGCAGAGCATCACCACCCCCTGGATGGTGGGCAGTCCCCGCCCGGCGTTCACGGGGAAGTTGCCGTTGATCTTCCCCGCGAAGTACACCCGGCCGCTCCACGCCAGCAGCCCCGCCTTGCCGTGAAAGGAGCCGCCTTCGGCGTGAACCGCCAGCGTGGCCGGCGGCTGCGCCTTTCCTTCGCCCAGCAGGCGGAAGGCGGCCTCCACGGCGTCGATGCAGCGGGGCACCGGCAGCAGCCGGACCACGTCGGAGCGGGTGAGCAGGAGGGTCTCCATGATCGCCAGCCTTCCGGGATTGCGGTGAACGACCGGGGTGAGCGATGGCGGCAGCGCGCCGGCCTCAGCCACTCGCCGCGATTCCGCCGGGGCGAACGGGTACGGCCGGGTGCGGCGCGAAGGCCGGTTCACTCCCCGGTGGGAGGAGGGGTGAAGGACGCGTACAGGGTGTCGAAGAGCGCGGCGCCGGCCTGGAGCCGCCGCTCGTCGTCCGGTTCCGACCGGGCGATCCCGGCCAGCAGGAGCTCGACGCCGGCGGTTTCGGGGCGGCCGAACTTGCCGTCCTTCAGGTCGATGTCGTGCACCACGGCGGCGACCGCGGCGAGCGCCGCGTCGTCCTCCAGCCCGAGCCGGTCGAGGAGCACCTCGAAGGTGCAGCGGTCGCCCTCGTGCGTGAACTCGCCCTCGTACATGTCGAAGCGGATCTCCCCCGGCGCGGGGCGGTGGCGCGCCTCGGCGACGAAGCGGAACGTGGCCGCGGGGTCCACGAAGCGGCGGATCAGCCACGCGCTCGCGATGCGGTCGACGAACACGCCCGCGCGCGTGACCCAGGTGCGGCCGCGCAGCTCCGCGCGAGCCACCGATATGCCCTCGGCCGGAGACTCGGCGCGCCGCAGCCGCGACTCCAGCGCCGCGAAGGCGGCCTCCGCGTCGCGCCGGGCGGACGCGCCGTGGTAGTCGATGGCGGCCGTCTCCTCGAAGCGCTTCCGCAGCTTCGCCAGCCCCGCGGAAATGGACCTGGCGCCCTCCGCGTCCGCCTCGACGGTGCGGGCGAGCCCGCCCGCTTCCCGCGCCAGCTCGGCGTAGTCCTCGTCCCGCGCCGCGCGGAACAGGGCCTGGACCTGCGCGTCGGTCAGCCCGGCGGCGAGGCGGACCTCGGCAACGACCGCATCTCCCCCCTCGTCCACGATCTCGCGCAGCAGCCACGCGAAATCCTCGCGCGCCTGCTCACTGTTCGGGAGCACGTAGACCGAGTTCTTCACCGGCACCGCGCCCAGGCGCTGCAAGCGGCGCCAGACCTTCACGCGCAGGTATGCCGGCTTGGGCGGGATCTGGTGGATCAGGAAGAGCCACGGGGCGCGCTCCCCTTCCTCGCGGCGTTCCGAAGTCGATGTCTGCACGCTGGTCACGGCTCCATGATCCGCAGCACGGGGCGGCCGTTCAGGTTCTGGAGGGGGAGGTAGACGAGGTGCGTGGCCGGGTCGACGGCGACCGTGTGCGCGTGCGGCATCCGGATGTCGCCCTCGTGGACGAGGTCCCGCCCCCGCGCGCGGAAGACGGAGACGGTGCCGGATTCCGAGGCGACGTAGAGCCGGCCGAGCCCGGAGTCGAAGGCGAGGACGTCCGGGTCGTCTCCCACCGGGTGCGTCGAGATCACCCGCATCGTCTGCAGATCGACGACGAGCAGCGTGGCGTCGCCCTCGTTCGCCACGAACATCAGCCGCCGCCGGGGATCGATGGAGAGCCCGTGCGGATGCCGTGCACCGTCGAGCGGATACCTGCCCACGATGCTGTCCGCGCGGGGATCGAGCGCGACCACCTCGTCGCGCGTCTGCACGGCCACCCAGACGCAGCCCCCGCCTGGATCGTAGACCGTGTTCCCGGCCTCGCCGCCGAGTGCCACCGTCGCCACCACGCGGTCCGTCCGCCCGTCGACGACCAGCTCTCGCCCGGCGGAGGATTCGTCGGAGACGTAGATGCGCCGCACCGCGGGCGCGTAGGCGATCCCGTCCGGATAGCCGATCGGCCCCGGTCGTGCCCGCACCTGCAGCGTCCCCGCGTCGAGCACCGCCACCTGCCGTCCTCCCGTGACCGCAGCGTACACCTTGCCGAGCTCCGGGACGGCCCACACGC is a window encoding:
- a CDS encoding ornithine cyclodeaminase family protein, translating into METLLLTRSDVVRLLPVPRCIDAVEAAFRLLGEGKAQPPATLAVHAEGGSFHGKAGLLAWSGRVYFAGKINGNFPVNAGRGLPTIQGVVMLCDGCDGRVLAVIDTMELTALRTAAATAVAARVLARAGATVAAVIGCGMQSRHQLRALAAVLPLRQVAAFDLDPERARAFCREMAAELEIEVVARPDVASAARGADVVVTCTTSREFVLGPDDVGPGTFVAGVGVDSEAKRELHPALLARARVVTDLRDQCARMGDLHHALRAGALTLADVHADLGEVVARLRPGRIGDDEITVFDSTGIALQDAAAAAVVYEGAAAGGSARSMAFGR
- a CDS encoding chromate resistance protein ChrB domain-containing protein → MQTSTSERREEGERAPWLFLIHQIPPKPAYLRVKVWRRLQRLGAVPVKNSVYVLPNSEQAREDFAWLLREIVDEGGDAVVAEVRLAAGLTDAQVQALFRAARDEDYAELAREAGGLARTVEADAEGARSISAGLAKLRKRFEETAAIDYHGASARRDAEAAFAALESRLRRAESPAEGISVARAELRGRTWVTRAGVFVDRIASAWLIRRFVDPAATFRFVAEARHRPAPGEIRFDMYEGEFTHEGDRCTFEVLLDRLGLEDDAALAAVAAVVHDIDLKDGKFGRPETAGVELLLAGIARSEPDDERRLQAGAALFDTLYASFTPPPTGE
- a CDS encoding YncE family protein, yielding MVLLAGVGCGSVRGSDPAPPPDCGAGAVVSETGTLPADTASRKQGPPLRTVADVALPGPAVRFDYQAVDTAAGRLYVAHMNAGTLLVFDTRARRVIADLPGFASVHGVWAVPELGKVYAAVTGGRQVAVLDAGTLQVRARPGPIGYPDGIAYAPAVRRIYVSDESSAGRELVVDGRTDRVVATVALGGEAGNTVYDPGGGCVWVAVQTRDEVVALDPRADSIVGRYPLDGARHPHGLSIDPRRRLMFVANEGDATLLVVDLQTMRVISTHPVGDDPDVLAFDSGLGRLYVASESGTVSVFRARGRDLVHEGDIRMPHAHTVAVDPATHLVYLPLQNLNGRPVLRIMEP